From Bacteroidota bacterium, a single genomic window includes:
- a CDS encoding ATP-dependent 6-phosphofructokinase: protein MVLTGGGDCPGLNAVIRAIVKRASQEKEWEVIGSIQAFNGVLWEPTQIKILDAKSVKGIHYQGGTIIETTNKGGPFAWPVKDKKGNWTSADRSDELLRKLQYMGVEAVINIGGDGSQKISQKLYEKGLNVIGVPKTIDNDLSATDSTFGYQTAVQIATEALDKLVTTAASHNRVFGMEVMGRFAGWIALNAAIAGGADVCLIPEIPYDINIVKEKLESRFYKDRGFGILVVSEGARPKNGTIHSEESSEVGYENLKLGGIVHKVLRELKDAGLKADMRDVMLGHLQRGGVPIAFDRVLAAQFGVKAFEMVLKKQFGHMVSYRHPDIVAVPLKDAIGKPNLVTLDNRIVQTVKGLDISLGDDI, encoded by the coding sequence ATGGTACTGACCGGTGGAGGTGATTGCCCCGGATTAAATGCGGTGATAAGAGCTATTGTAAAACGAGCTTCTCAGGAGAAAGAATGGGAGGTTATTGGTAGCATTCAGGCATTTAATGGAGTGCTTTGGGAACCAACTCAAATTAAGATATTAGATGCTAAAAGTGTAAAAGGTATTCACTATCAGGGTGGAACAATTATAGAAACAACCAATAAAGGAGGTCCGTTTGCTTGGCCTGTGAAAGACAAAAAAGGAAACTGGACAAGTGCTGACCGTTCTGATGAATTACTTAGAAAACTTCAATATATGGGTGTAGAAGCTGTGATTAATATTGGCGGCGATGGTAGCCAGAAAATTTCACAGAAGCTTTACGAAAAAGGCTTGAATGTCATTGGTGTTCCAAAAACAATCGATAACGATTTGTCGGCAACAGATTCTACTTTTGGCTACCAAACTGCTGTTCAGATTGCTACCGAAGCTTTAGACAAGTTGGTTACAACGGCAGCTTCTCACAATCGGGTTTTTGGTATGGAGGTAATGGGAAGATTTGCAGGCTGGATTGCTCTGAATGCAGCAATTGCCGGAGGTGCTGATGTTTGCCTTATTCCTGAAATTCCTTACGATATAAATATTGTAAAAGAAAAACTTGAAAGCCGTTTTTATAAAGATCGTGGATTTGGTATTTTGGTAGTTTCTGAAGGTGCCAGACCAAAAAATGGAACTATTCACTCTGAAGAGAGTAGCGAAGTTGGCTATGAAAATTTAAAATTAGGTGGAATTGTTCATAAGGTTTTACGAGAATTGAAAGATGCCGGATTGAAAGCTGATATGCGCGACGTAATGTTAGGGCACCTGCAAAGAGGTGGTGTTCCTATTGCTTTCGACAGGGTTTTAGCGGCGCAGTTTGGAGTTAAAGCCTTTGAGATGGTTTTGAAAAAACAATTCGGGCATATGGTTTCGTACCGACACCCCGATATTGTAGCAGTTCCTTTGAAAGATGCAATTGGCAAACCAAATCTGGTAACTCTTGACAACAGAATTGTACAGACAGTAAAAGGTTTGGATATTTCTTTGGGGGATGATATTTAG
- a CDS encoding S9 family peptidase, translating to MIMKRTIFAVVFFISLSAFLLNAQDKQLTINDAVVGQWTNLRPENMSNLQWRGDLEYFTFIKENKLIQQSTKSSREKTLLCLDGLNKILSKNKIDSIKRFPAVSWTDNNTFLFKHKKNRYFYNLKSKKISLGLCDIKNAKNLTASKARKYYAYTLENNLQITDVEGNISEVTKDENIGIVNGQTVHRSEFGIHNGIFWSPDGNFLAFYRKDETMVTDYPLVDITTRVAELKNTKYPMAGMTSEQVTVGIFNVKTKSTIFLKTGEPKEQYLTNISWSPDEKYIFVAVLNRGQNHMKYNKYDASTGNFVKTLFEEKHEKYVEPQHPAIYLKTEPENFIWQSRRDGFNHLYMYDTEGNLKKQLTNGEWAVTEIISFDKDEKNLFFMATKESPLERHLYKLEISSGKIVKLTNEKGTHRVKISKSGNYFVDNFSNTKTPNQYDIVSTNGKVIRNVLTAENPLSEFDMPEMEIFSIKAADENTDIYCRLIKPANFDESKKYPAVVYVYGGPHAQLITESWLGGARMWQYYMAQRGYVMLTVDSRGSAGRGLEFENVIFRNLGQAEMADQMKGIEYLKNLNFVDAERIGVHGWSYGGFMTTSLLTNFPETFKVGVAGGPVIDWKYYEVMYGERYMDTPEENPEGYEKANLVNQAENLKGKLLIIHGAIDPTVVIQNSMDFVQKCIDKNIPIDFFVYPKSEHNVRGYNRIHLMDKVSQYFDDYLK from the coding sequence ATGATAATGAAAAGAACAATTTTTGCAGTAGTATTTTTTATTTCCCTATCAGCATTCTTACTTAATGCACAGGACAAACAATTAACCATAAATGATGCAGTTGTTGGTCAATGGACAAATTTGCGTCCCGAAAATATGTCGAATTTGCAATGGCGTGGAGACTTAGAATATTTTACATTTATTAAAGAAAACAAACTTATTCAGCAAAGTACGAAATCTTCGAGAGAAAAAACATTGCTGTGTTTAGATGGATTAAATAAAATTTTAAGCAAAAATAAAATAGACTCTATCAAACGGTTTCCGGCCGTTTCGTGGACTGATAATAATACTTTTCTTTTTAAGCATAAAAAAAACAGATATTTTTATAATCTTAAATCAAAGAAAATTTCTCTTGGATTATGTGATATTAAAAATGCCAAAAATCTAACAGCATCAAAAGCTAGAAAATATTACGCTTATACATTAGAAAACAATCTTCAAATAACTGATGTTGAAGGAAATATTTCGGAAGTTACAAAAGATGAGAACATAGGAATTGTAAATGGGCAAACTGTTCATCGAAGCGAGTTTGGAATTCACAATGGGATTTTTTGGTCGCCTGACGGAAATTTTCTGGCTTTTTACCGTAAGGATGAAACTATGGTTACAGACTATCCCCTGGTAGATATTACAACTCGAGTTGCTGAGCTAAAAAATACAAAATATCCGATGGCAGGCATGACCAGCGAGCAAGTTACAGTCGGGATTTTCAATGTGAAAACAAAGAGCACAATTTTTCTAAAAACCGGTGAGCCAAAGGAGCAATATCTGACAAATATTTCGTGGAGCCCCGACGAAAAATATATTTTTGTTGCAGTTTTGAATCGTGGACAAAATCATATGAAATATAACAAATATGATGCATCTACCGGCAATTTTGTGAAAACACTTTTCGAGGAGAAACACGAAAAATATGTGGAACCTCAGCATCCTGCAATTTATTTGAAAACGGAACCCGAGAACTTTATTTGGCAAAGCCGCCGCGATGGCTTCAATCATTTGTATATGTACGATACTGAAGGCAATCTCAAAAAACAACTTACTAATGGAGAATGGGCAGTAACAGAAATTATTTCCTTCGACAAAGATGAAAAAAATCTGTTTTTTATGGCAACAAAAGAAAGTCCGCTCGAACGACATTTGTATAAACTCGAAATTAGCTCTGGCAAAATTGTAAAATTGACAAACGAAAAAGGAACTCATAGAGTAAAAATCAGCAAATCAGGAAACTATTTTGTAGATAATTTTTCTAATACCAAAACTCCAAATCAATACGATATTGTATCTACAAATGGAAAAGTCATTAGAAATGTACTGACGGCAGAAAATCCACTATCTGAATTTGATATGCCCGAAATGGAAATTTTCAGCATAAAAGCAGCCGACGAAAATACCGATATTTATTGCAGACTAATAAAACCGGCAAATTTTGACGAATCGAAAAAATATCCGGCAGTAGTTTATGTTTATGGCGGACCTCATGCTCAACTTATTACTGAGTCGTGGCTTGGCGGAGCTAGAATGTGGCAATACTATATGGCTCAACGAGGATATGTAATGCTTACGGTCGATAGTAGAGGATCGGCTGGTAGAGGGCTCGAATTCGAAAATGTTATATTCCGAAATTTAGGGCAAGCCGAAATGGCAGACCAGATGAAAGGAATTGAATACCTGAAAAATCTCAATTTTGTGGATGCCGAACGCATTGGTGTGCACGGCTGGAGCTATGGAGGTTTTATGACAACATCGCTATTGACAAATTTTCCTGAAACTTTTAAGGTTGGTGTTGCAGGCGGTCCTGTTATCGACTGGAAATATTATGAAGTGATGTACGGCGAGCGTTATATGGATACACCAGAAGAAAATCCTGAAGGATACGAAAAAGCAAATTTGGTGAATCAAGCAGAAAATCTCAAAGGAAAACTCTTGATAATTCATGGGGCTATTGACCCGACCGTAGTTATTCAGAACAGCATGGATTTTGTACAAAAATGTATTGACAAAAATATACCTATAGACTTTTTTGTTTATCCTAAAAGTGAACACAATGTCCGTGGTTACAATAGAATACATTTGATGGATAAAGTTTCGCAGTATTTCGATGATTATTTGAAATAA
- a CDS encoding T9SS type A sorting domain-containing protein, which yields MKKIVFELLIVLASFSLFFLLNNRENDKFETKQIIGTIGESGNASLQADRIAWEINRLKDPKTGRIPENIRRRELEFAKTLPKNLNKSKSINWTKRGPWNVGGRTRAAAVDLNDENTIVAGAVSGGVWRSTDSGNSWVKITPPDFFHNISCITQDKRAGKTNIWYYGTGELYGASASAPGAYHYGNGVYKSTDNGLSWQVLESTLSDDVTDFDSDFDFAWNITTDPSIDTADVVFVATYGRIYRSPDGGQTWEAQLGSGSSSSYFTDIAVSTQGVAYATLSSDGSQKGIWRSADGTNWTNITPVDTFPYNYERIVLAINPSNENQVYFLGVTPDAGQVTLSWYGENNYTSLWKYTYVSGDGSDSTNIWENLSENIPASGTAFDQFNAQGSYNLVISINPNNPNTVFIGGTNLYRSTDGFSSSNNTMQIGGYEIGTVLKNFQIYKNHHPDQHVIMYLPSDPNVLISANDGGIFRTDDVFADTVVWDRLNNGYLTTQIYTVGVDFSSTNDIVIGGFQDNGNFFANTDDPETEWVMPLNGDGSFMGIAEGSAFYCLSIQNGKIYKSTLTNDGEVTGFTRIDPIGGSGYQFINPFVMDPNNSDLMYVAAGTKLWRNDSLSHIPLSGNYDSISMGWFQFTDTVGFTGSEITSIAVSKNPANIVYYGTSNKFVYRVENAHTGDPEHERIAPYTFDNGNIGCVAIDPDDANKVVVSYTNYGVYSIKYTEDAGTNWVKVSGNLEEFSNGAGAGPSVRWISILPLPDGKLYFAGTSVGLYATDTLISDSTVWHQVSAEQIGNVVVEMVICRETDGLVVAGTHGNGIFSTHINSVSEIIGTPENPEFAKIELKVFPNPASDKISLSFSSEKSDRAEIGIFDESGKLVKNLVTNKLAQGENKVDVKLTGLSNGIYFCRLKQNKYFGAISFVINK from the coding sequence ATGAAAAAGATAGTATTTGAATTATTGATTGTACTTGCAAGTTTTTCTTTGTTTTTTCTTTTAAATAATAGAGAAAATGATAAATTTGAAACTAAGCAAATTATTGGAACAATTGGCGAAAGCGGAAATGCCTCCCTTCAGGCCGATAGAATTGCCTGGGAAATCAACCGCCTTAAAGATCCAAAAACCGGAAGAATTCCTGAAAATATACGAAGAAGAGAGTTAGAATTCGCAAAAACTCTTCCCAAAAATTTAAATAAATCGAAATCAATAAATTGGACAAAACGCGGACCTTGGAACGTAGGCGGGCGAACCCGTGCAGCAGCAGTTGATTTGAACGATGAAAATACCATTGTTGCCGGTGCTGTTTCGGGTGGTGTATGGAGATCTACAGATAGCGGAAACTCTTGGGTAAAAATTACACCTCCAGATTTTTTTCATAATATCTCGTGCATAACTCAAGACAAGCGAGCAGGAAAAACAAACATTTGGTATTACGGAACCGGTGAACTTTATGGTGCTTCAGCAAGTGCCCCGGGTGCTTATCATTACGGAAACGGTGTTTATAAATCTACAGATAATGGTTTGAGTTGGCAAGTTTTGGAATCTACACTCAGCGATGATGTAACGGACTTTGATAGCGATTTTGATTTTGCCTGGAATATAACTACAGATCCTTCTATAGACACAGCAGATGTAGTATTTGTGGCTACCTATGGCAGAATTTACCGAAGTCCAGATGGTGGCCAAACCTGGGAAGCACAACTTGGATCCGGTAGCTCAAGTTCTTATTTTACTGATATTGCAGTTTCTACACAAGGGGTAGCATACGCCACCCTAAGCAGCGATGGTTCACAAAAAGGAATTTGGCGATCTGCGGATGGTACTAATTGGACAAATATAACACCTGTTGATACTTTTCCCTATAATTACGAAAGGATAGTTTTAGCAATAAATCCTTCTAACGAGAATCAAGTATATTTTCTTGGAGTAACCCCAGATGCAGGACAAGTAACCCTAAGTTGGTATGGCGAAAACAATTATACAAGCCTTTGGAAATATACCTATGTGAGCGGCGATGGTAGCGACTCTACAAATATTTGGGAAAACCTTTCGGAAAATATTCCGGCAAGCGGAACAGCTTTCGATCAATTCAACGCACAAGGTTCTTATAATTTGGTAATAAGCATAAATCCCAATAATCCAAATACAGTATTTATTGGAGGGACAAATCTTTATCGTTCTACTGATGGTTTTAGCAGCTCGAACAACACTATGCAAATTGGTGGCTATGAAATTGGGACTGTACTTAAAAACTTTCAGATTTATAAAAATCACCACCCCGACCAGCATGTGATAATGTATTTACCATCAGACCCGAATGTTTTGATTTCGGCTAACGATGGAGGTATTTTCAGGACAGATGATGTATTTGCTGATACGGTTGTTTGGGATAGACTAAATAATGGCTACTTAACAACTCAGATATATACTGTTGGGGTCGATTTTTCCTCTACTAATGATATTGTAATTGGAGGTTTTCAGGATAATGGCAACTTTTTTGCAAATACTGACGACCCTGAAACCGAATGGGTTATGCCATTAAATGGCGATGGTTCGTTTATGGGAATTGCGGAAGGAAGTGCATTTTATTGCCTTTCCATTCAAAATGGAAAAATATATAAAAGTACCTTAACTAACGATGGCGAAGTAACCGGATTCACTCGAATTGACCCAATTGGTGGCAGTGGTTATCAATTTATTAATCCTTTCGTGATGGACCCAAATAATAGTGATTTGATGTATGTAGCAGCAGGAACAAAACTTTGGAGAAACGATAGCTTGTCACATATTCCACTTTCAGGGAATTACGATTCTATAAGCATGGGATGGTTTCAATTTACAGATACTGTAGGATTTACAGGCAGTGAAATAACCTCCATTGCAGTCTCTAAAAATCCTGCTAATATTGTGTATTACGGCACCAGTAATAAATTTGTTTACAGAGTTGAGAATGCACATACCGGCGACCCCGAACACGAAAGAATAGCTCCTTATACTTTCGATAACGGTAATATTGGATGTGTAGCAATAGATCCCGATGATGCGAACAAAGTAGTTGTTTCTTACACAAACTATGGAGTTTATAGTATTAAATACACTGAAGATGCCGGGACTAACTGGGTTAAAGTTTCGGGGAATCTTGAAGAATTTTCAAATGGTGCAGGTGCAGGCCCTTCTGTTCGATGGATTTCTATTCTTCCATTACCTGATGGAAAACTGTATTTTGCAGGTACCAGTGTTGGTTTATACGCTACGGATACTCTAATTTCCGATTCAACTGTTTGGCATCAAGTGTCGGCAGAGCAAATTGGGAATGTAGTAGTAGAAATGGTAATTTGCAGAGAAACCGATGGATTGGTAGTAGCCGGGACACACGGAAATGGGATTTTCAGTACACATATCAATTCTGTAAGCGAAATAATTGGTACACCTGAAAATCCGGAATTTGCAAAAATTGAGCTTAAAGTTTTTCCAAACCCTGCTTCTGATAAAATTAGCCTTTCGTTTTCTTCAGAAAAATCAGATAGAGCTGAAATTGGCATCTTTGATGAAAGCGGCAAATTAGTTAAAAATTTAGTTACAAATAAATTAGCCCAAGGAGAGAATAAAGTTGATGTAAAGTTAACTGGATTATCAAACGGAATTTATTTCTGTAGATTGAAGCAAAATAAGTATTTTGGAGCAATATCTTTTGTTATTAACAAATAA
- a CDS encoding T9SS type A sorting domain-containing protein, producing MRTKLLPKKSFLSTVTFVISLLIINSYTFSQPNWSYSITGNSHTILTQGTIPITINGSPISSGDYIGVFFDSTYGAGCGGYLQWTGANNALVAWETDNGGDGFIVGESFKWKIWQASTNYEFSAIATYDNTVAFPNTGFYAPNGISSLTSLVALSTTTSFYIITTDATCYGFSDGIAETVLTSGTPPCSYLWSNGATTSTINNLYAGTYYLTLTDGTGSYFDSAQINEPDQIVSIITVTNVSTFGGSDGELNIQVTGGVPPYSYLWSNGSTIINPIALTAGNYTVTITDNAGCFISEGATINQLGWSYTNTSQNHSILIQDTIPITINGLPISAGDYIGVFFDSTNGAGCGGYIEWNGITNSVAAWGMDVGGDGFMVGESFKWKIWQTSTNTEFVAAATYNTIGFPNLGSFEPNGISSLASLVVGNANTLFYLNSTDATCFGYADGSAETVLIYGTPPYDYLWSNGATTSTINNLSAGTYYLTLTDATGSFIDSVQINEPDQIISTITITNVSTFGGFDGELDIVVSGGVPPYFYNWSNGSTSANLTGLTAGNYTVTVTDNLACFIMDGATVIQPGSTISGQILSATKDLVQSAIVVLYVSANNKYEAIDYVYSDNGLYSFAGIENKDYIVQAFPNFDQYSNLPVYNGGTIGWEQANPLTVDNNTQTVDISLPPATIATNGIGSIGGTVFFDHDSLYEATIFDNEWFGGGSSKSSKSFVVRNIPVFLLNDLGNAVSCVLTDIYGNYQFDDLPYNLYYVNVEKAGFSAEDAEVIVNETNPQINDISFTIIETEIVQNIDSNPVVLENSLSIYPNPVNDFLNIDFSINENAIITISIFDCIGNEIISETSKKTKGEHFIKIKTEDFSNGIYFVKYEIDNSKGLVQLFVK from the coding sequence ATGAGAACAAAATTATTACCTAAAAAAAGCTTTCTTAGCACTGTAACTTTTGTAATATCACTTTTGATAATAAATAGTTACACATTTTCGCAACCAAATTGGTCTTATTCCATTACTGGAAATTCTCATACTATTTTGACTCAGGGCACAATTCCAATTACTATTAATGGCTCACCTATAAGTTCTGGAGACTATATTGGAGTTTTTTTCGATTCAACCTATGGAGCCGGTTGTGGTGGATATCTTCAATGGACTGGTGCGAACAATGCATTGGTAGCATGGGAAACTGATAATGGTGGCGATGGTTTTATCGTTGGAGAATCATTTAAATGGAAAATCTGGCAAGCCTCAACAAATTATGAGTTTTCGGCAATTGCAACTTATGATAACACAGTTGCTTTTCCAAATACAGGATTTTATGCTCCAAATGGTATAAGTTCTCTTACTTCACTGGTTGCTTTAAGTACTACTACTTCATTTTATATAATTACAACAGATGCCACTTGTTATGGATTTTCAGATGGAATTGCTGAAACAGTTTTAACTTCCGGTACACCTCCCTGCAGTTATCTTTGGTCGAACGGAGCTACAACAAGTACAATCAATAATCTATATGCAGGAACCTATTATTTAACACTCACTGATGGAACAGGTTCGTATTTTGATAGTGCTCAGATTAACGAACCTGACCAAATTGTATCAATAATTACAGTTACAAATGTTAGTACATTTGGTGGTTCCGATGGTGAACTCAATATTCAAGTTACTGGTGGAGTTCCACCATACTCCTATCTTTGGTCGAATGGTTCTACAATAATAAATCCTATTGCATTAACTGCCGGAAACTACACTGTTACGATTACAGATAATGCCGGTTGCTTCATATCAGAGGGAGCTACAATAAACCAGCTCGGATGGTCTTATACTAATACGAGCCAAAATCATTCCATATTAATTCAAGACACAATTCCGATAACTATAAATGGTTTACCCATAAGTGCTGGAGATTATATTGGAGTTTTTTTCGATTCAACAAATGGAGCGGGCTGTGGTGGATATATTGAATGGAATGGTATAACAAATTCTGTAGCCGCTTGGGGAATGGATGTCGGTGGCGATGGTTTTATGGTAGGAGAATCTTTTAAATGGAAAATATGGCAAACTTCTACAAATACTGAGTTTGTAGCTGCTGCAACATACAACACTATTGGTTTTCCGAATTTAGGTAGTTTTGAACCTAACGGTATAAGTTCTCTGGCCTCATTAGTTGTTGGAAATGCCAATACTTTGTTTTATCTTAATAGCACCGATGCCACGTGCTTTGGATATGCCGATGGAAGTGCCGAAACCGTTTTAATTTATGGCACACCTCCATACGATTATTTATGGTCTAACGGAGCAACAACAAGCACAATTAATAATCTAAGCGCAGGAACATATTATTTAACTCTTACTGATGCAACCGGTTCCTTTATTGATAGTGTTCAGATAAACGAGCCCGATCAAATTATATCAACAATAACAATAACAAATGTGAGCACCTTTGGTGGCTTCGATGGCGAACTCGATATAGTTGTGAGCGGAGGAGTACCACCATATTTCTACAACTGGTCAAATGGTTCAACAAGTGCAAATTTGACTGGATTGACAGCAGGAAATTATACTGTAACCGTTACCGATAATTTAGCTTGTTTTATTATGGATGGAGCAACAGTAATTCAGCCCGGCTCAACAATTTCCGGTCAAATTCTCAGTGCCACAAAAGACCTTGTACAATCAGCAATAGTGGTTCTTTATGTTTCTGCAAATAACAAATATGAAGCGATTGATTATGTATATTCAGACAATGGGCTATACTCTTTTGCAGGTATTGAAAACAAAGATTATATAGTTCAGGCTTTTCCAAATTTTGATCAGTACTCAAACTTGCCGGTTTATAATGGTGGAACTATAGGATGGGAGCAAGCAAATCCATTAACAGTTGATAATAACACACAAACTGTTGATATAAGTTTGCCCCCGGCAACCATAGCTACAAACGGGATTGGCTCAATTGGCGGAACAGTATTTTTCGATCACGATAGTTTGTACGAAGCCACAATTTTCGATAACGAATGGTTTGGAGGAGGTTCTTCTAAAAGCTCAAAAAGTTTTGTTGTAAGAAATATTCCGGTTTTTCTGCTCAATGATCTCGGAAATGCAGTTTCTTGTGTTTTAACAGATATTTATGGAAACTATCAGTTTGACGATTTACCTTATAATTTGTACTATGTAAATGTTGAAAAAGCAGGCTTTTCTGCAGAAGATGCAGAAGTAATTGTAAATGAAACAAATCCTCAGATAAACGATATTTCGTTTACAATAATTGAAACAGAAATTGTTCAGAATATTGATTCAAATCCAGTGGTTTTAGAAAATTCACTTTCAATTTATCCAAATCCGGTAAACGATTTCCTCAATATTGATTTTTCTATTAATGAAAATGCTATCATAACAATTTCAATTTTTGATTGTATTGGAAATGAAATAATTTCAGAAACAAGTAAAAAAAC